Proteins from a single region of Desulfobacter postgatei 2ac9:
- a CDS encoding L-lactate permease has translation MSLSLSAFIAFIPIALVLIFMVGLRWPATRAMPLAWLVCALIGATLWKMPAGLVAASTLSGFGSAVNVLIIVFGAILILYTLRESGAMETISYGFTTISPDRRIQTIIIAFLFGAFIEGSAGFGTPAAIAAPLLLGLRFPALAAVCACLMLNSIPVTFGAVGTPIWFGLKNLKPVVDAAVGQGAPVASFDAFMHQVGVYSARIHAVAAILLPLFVVCFLTRFFGKNKSWAEGLGVWKFAVFAGLCYAVPYLFTAILSAL, from the coding sequence TTGTCCCTTAGCTTATCAGCATTTATTGCGTTTATTCCCATTGCCCTGGTATTAATCTTTATGGTTGGCTTAAGATGGCCCGCCACCCGTGCCATGCCCCTGGCATGGCTGGTCTGCGCCCTGATCGGGGCAACCCTTTGGAAGATGCCGGCAGGCCTTGTGGCCGCCTCCACCCTGAGCGGGTTCGGTAGCGCCGTCAACGTGCTGATCATCGTGTTCGGTGCCATTCTCATCCTATACACCCTGAGGGAGAGCGGGGCCATGGAGACCATCTCCTACGGTTTTACCACCATCTCACCGGACCGCCGGATCCAAACCATCATCATAGCGTTCCTGTTCGGTGCCTTTATTGAGGGATCTGCCGGTTTCGGTACGCCTGCGGCCATTGCCGCACCGTTGCTGCTGGGATTGCGATTTCCCGCCCTGGCTGCGGTGTGTGCCTGCCTGATGCTCAACTCCATTCCCGTCACCTTCGGGGCCGTGGGCACCCCCATCTGGTTTGGGCTTAAAAATCTCAAGCCGGTGGTGGACGCCGCTGTCGGCCAGGGTGCACCCGTGGCCTCCTTTGACGCCTTCATGCACCAGGTGGGTGTTTATTCCGCCCGGATTCATGCCGTGGCCGCCATCCTGCTCCCCCTGTTTGTGGTCTGTTTTCTCACCCGGTTTTTCGGTAAAAACAAATCCTGGGCCGAGGGGTTAGGTGTCTGGAAATTTGCCGTATTTGCCGGGCTGTGCTATGCAGTTCCCTATCTGTTCACGGCTATCCTTTCTGCCCTTTGA
- a CDS encoding MFS transporter, whose amino-acid sequence MNNTQTFQSQLRPLLFLTAIFFLNFSIRIIISPLLPTILQDMSLTGDQAGSLFLVSASGYFITLICSGFISERLLHKKTIGLSAIVTGFFFIITGLCNSLTMMRAGIFITGMGAGLYLPSGIALLTASTSSQNWGKAIGVHELAPNLSFLLSPIICEALLLFMSWRSILMLTGMVSVVLGINFLKFSKAVDFPGQAPMLRAIVPLLFIRSFWIMIVLFTMGVISSLGVYAMLPLYLVNEHGMPQPEANTLIALSRILTLPVPFAVGWISDRYGIKKTLSTALILSGLSTLGIGLLSGTGLKTVIFLQPLLSVSFFPPAFSALSSIGAKETRNIIVSFTVPAAFLMGAGGAPALMGFLADRGFFSMGFTAAGIAILMFAFLPIFLKFNDFQNHNSVF is encoded by the coding sequence ATGAACAACACACAGACATTTCAATCGCAGCTGCGTCCCTTACTTTTTCTGACTGCTATATTTTTTTTGAACTTTAGCATTCGTATTATCATATCCCCACTTTTACCTACTATTCTACAGGACATGTCCCTGACAGGGGACCAAGCAGGCTCACTTTTTTTGGTCTCTGCCTCGGGATATTTTATTACCCTGATCTGCTCAGGATTTATCTCAGAAAGACTGCTGCATAAAAAAACCATTGGTCTGTCTGCAATCGTGACCGGTTTTTTCTTTATCATAACAGGCTTATGTAACAGTCTGACCATGATGCGGGCCGGTATATTTATCACCGGCATGGGCGCGGGTCTGTATCTACCCAGTGGAATTGCCTTGCTCACGGCTTCGACAAGTTCGCAGAACTGGGGCAAAGCCATCGGAGTTCATGAATTGGCACCGAATTTAAGTTTTCTATTGTCACCGATTATCTGCGAAGCACTGTTATTGTTCATGTCTTGGCGCAGTATTCTGATGCTGACCGGAATGGTATCAGTGGTGCTTGGCATAAATTTTTTAAAATTCAGCAAAGCAGTGGATTTTCCGGGCCAAGCCCCTATGTTGAGAGCCATTGTCCCACTGTTATTCATCCGTTCTTTCTGGATTATGATCGTGCTGTTCACGATGGGAGTAATCAGTTCCTTAGGGGTCTATGCCATGCTTCCTTTGTATCTGGTAAACGAGCATGGAATGCCACAGCCCGAAGCCAATACATTGATTGCCTTGTCCAGAATTCTTACCCTGCCCGTACCTTTTGCCGTTGGCTGGATATCTGACCGATATGGAATAAAAAAAACCTTGAGTACAGCTCTTATCTTAAGCGGACTCTCCACCCTGGGTATCGGATTATTGTCCGGGACAGGACTTAAGACCGTGATTTTTCTGCAGCCACTTTTATCAGTCTCTTTTTTCCCTCCGGCATTTTCAGCGCTCTCGAGTATCGGAGCCAAAGAAACCCGGAATATCATAGTTTCGTTCACTGTCCCGGCAGCATTTCTCATGGGTGCCGGCGGTGCCCCGGCTCTGATGGGATTTCTTGCAGATCGTGGATTCTTTTCTATGGGGTTCACAGCTGCCGGTATTGCCATCTTAATGTTTGCATTCCTGCCGATTTTTTTAAAATTTAATGATTTTCAAAACCATAACTCTGTATTTTAA
- the zupT gene encoding zinc transporter ZupT translates to MTYDTSSILFALSLTLFAGLSTGIGSALAFFTRTTNVRFLTASLGFSAGVMIYVSMIEIFVKARDSLSTAAGDSKGYLITTFAFFCGILLIAIIDKLVPSFENPHEVREIEEMSGAAAEEAKRRNLERMGIFSAIAIAIHNFPEGLATFVGGLQDPTLGVSIAVAVAIHNIPEGIAVSVPLYYATGSRKKAFCLSFLSGLSEPVGALVGYFLIFRYMNDYVFGFLFAMVAGIMVFISLDELLPTAENYGEHHIAMYGVVAGMIVMATSLVLFA, encoded by the coding sequence ATGACATATGACACCAGTTCAATTCTTTTTGCATTAAGTCTGACGCTTTTTGCCGGGCTTTCCACCGGTATCGGAAGTGCGCTGGCTTTTTTTACCCGGACAACAAATGTTCGTTTTCTTACTGCTTCTCTGGGGTTTTCGGCGGGGGTAATGATCTATGTCTCCATGATCGAGATCTTTGTTAAGGCTCGGGATAGTTTGAGCACTGCGGCAGGAGACAGTAAAGGCTATTTGATAACCACATTCGCTTTTTTTTGCGGCATATTGTTGATCGCAATTATTGATAAGCTGGTTCCTTCATTTGAGAATCCTCATGAGGTGCGGGAAATTGAAGAAATGTCAGGGGCTGCTGCTGAGGAAGCGAAGAGAAGAAACCTGGAACGCATGGGGATTTTTTCAGCCATCGCCATAGCCATCCACAACTTTCCCGAAGGGCTTGCCACGTTTGTTGGCGGTCTGCAGGACCCGACTCTGGGTGTGAGCATTGCCGTGGCTGTCGCCATCCATAACATCCCTGAGGGGATTGCCGTATCCGTACCACTTTATTATGCCACAGGCAGTAGAAAAAAAGCATTTTGTCTTTCATTTCTTTCCGGACTTTCAGAGCCTGTCGGGGCTTTGGTCGGATATTTTTTGATTTTCAGGTACATGAATGATTACGTGTTCGGATTCCTGTTTGCCATGGTGGCTGGAATTATGGTCTTTATTTCCCTGGATGAACTGCTGCCTACAGCAGAAAATTATGGGGAACATCATATCGCTATGTATGGGGTGGTGGCCGGCATGATTGTTATGGCCACCAGCCTGGTTCTTTTTGCTTAG
- a CDS encoding DsbA family oxidoreductase, with protein MAHSDSLGIPENHQNQHPCKLEIFSDYIUPWCYFSTGSIDKLRKTYDIEVKWRAYPLQPDVPEQGLPMARLLEKKGLLVTPEQVTASLKSTAQSFDLPFGEGKMVYNSRLAQEVGLWAQARGRAHQFHNAAFKAYFVDGRNLADKAVILDLVAFAGLDVAQAEKIIALRSYADAVDRDWAKARQLELVAAPTFFMKDRRLVGAKPYQVLEKMVAEVVGQVQGCL; from the coding sequence ATGGCGCACAGTGATTCTTTAGGGATCCCGGAAAATCATCAAAATCAGCATCCATGTAAACTTGAAATCTTTTCAGACTATATCTGACCCTGGTGCTACTTCAGTACCGGGAGTATTGATAAATTAAGGAAGACGTACGATATCGAAGTAAAGTGGCGGGCCTATCCGCTGCAGCCGGATGTGCCTGAACAAGGATTGCCCATGGCGCGCCTGTTAGAAAAAAAAGGCCTGCTGGTGACCCCGGAACAGGTGACCGCCAGTCTTAAATCCACGGCACAAAGCTTTGACCTGCCCTTCGGGGAGGGCAAAATGGTTTATAATTCCCGTCTGGCCCAGGAGGTCGGCCTCTGGGCCCAGGCGCGCGGTCGGGCTCATCAGTTTCACAATGCCGCTTTCAAGGCCTATTTTGTGGATGGCAGGAACCTGGCTGACAAAGCGGTTATCCTGGATTTAGTGGCCTTCGCCGGTCTGGATGTGGCACAGGCAGAAAAAATCATTGCGTTAAGATCCTATGCCGATGCTGTGGACCGTGACTGGGCAAAGGCCAGGCAACTTGAACTTGTGGCTGCCCCCACCTTTTTTATGAAAGACAGAAGGCTTGTGGGAGCAAAACCTTATCAGGTTCTTGAAAAAATGGTGGCAGAAGTGGTTGGTCAGGTTCAGGGCTGCCTGTAA
- a CDS encoding cupin domain-containing protein, which produces MENLFENVPDNLPTEQFTDLLKGENIRIERIVSLGHTSPESGWYSQDENEWVLVLKGSGTILFENEGERVLNKGDYLNIPAHTKHKVTRTDPDSITIWLAVFY; this is translated from the coding sequence ATGGAGAACCTGTTTGAAAATGTTCCTGACAACTTGCCGACTGAACAGTTCACGGATTTGCTTAAAGGGGAAAACATTCGGATCGAACGTATTGTGTCTTTGGGCCACACCTCACCTGAATCCGGGTGGTATAGCCAAGATGAGAACGAATGGGTGCTTGTATTAAAAGGTTCAGGTACAATTTTGTTCGAAAACGAGGGGGAACGCGTGTTAAATAAAGGGGACTATCTTAACATTCCGGCTCACACAAAACATAAGGTCACGCGAACAGACCCAGATAGCATAACAATCTGGTTAGCTGTTTTTTATTAG
- a CDS encoding small multi-drug export protein, with amino-acid sequence MKKFLLNTVEGRVLVAGFVLTALFLIYVIVGTAQGSPGAKVALVVFITHCVGSRAGAIGLCILNGVDPVTTIALNFYLECLIVCYTYASFALSTNGIFRAAWIKRAMRMLKEKAEDKKEKIARWGWIGIFTFVMAPLPVTGPVVGTIIGYMLRMHLFSNFSAAGLGTLTAIVAWCYGFDVLEHRFAMLQYVFVAICVLIIIPYLKPLKKFIDSLRHERDE; translated from the coding sequence ATGAAAAAATTTCTTTTAAATACAGTTGAAGGCCGGGTCCTTGTGGCCGGTTTTGTGTTGACCGCCCTGTTCCTTATTTATGTTATCGTTGGCACGGCCCAGGGTTCACCGGGTGCCAAGGTTGCTTTGGTAGTGTTCATTACCCACTGTGTGGGCAGCCGGGCCGGAGCCATCGGCCTTTGCATCCTTAACGGCGTTGACCCTGTTACCACCATTGCCTTAAATTTTTATCTGGAATGTCTGATTGTCTGCTATACCTATGCAAGCTTTGCTTTAAGCACCAACGGTATATTCAGAGCGGCCTGGATCAAAAGAGCCATGCGCATGCTCAAGGAAAAGGCTGAGGACAAAAAAGAAAAAATAGCGCGCTGGGGTTGGATCGGAATATTTACTTTTGTGATGGCCCCCCTGCCCGTCACAGGCCCTGTCGTGGGCACCATCATCGGCTATATGCTCAGGATGCATCTGTTCAGCAACTTCAGTGCGGCGGGCCTGGGCACCCTGACAGCCATCGTGGCCTGGTGCTATGGTTTTGATGTTCTGGAACACCGGTTTGCAATGCTTCAGTATGTTTTTGTCGCCATCTGTGTACTCATCATCATCCCTTACCTGAAGCCATTGAAAAAATTCATTGATTCCCTGCGCCATGAACGTGATGAATAA
- the ubiE gene encoding bifunctional demethylmenaquinone methyltransferase/2-methoxy-6-polyprenyl-1,4-benzoquinol methylase UbiE — MNQELDFVKEMFDKIAPKYDFLNRLLSMRQDVYWRREMVKAAQLKSGAAVLDAACGTCDVGLEVSRFLKGRTSITGLDFSFGMLALGKRKLSGPRGRAICLVNGDALNLPVKNQQFDAGFMAFGIRNIMNRTGAMKEFYRTLKPGGRIIILELTTPQKGLMRRLYLLYFQKILPIIGSFFSKHGNAYAYLPESVLKFPDPVSFANQMKAAGFKDIRFKEMTLGIVTLFVGIKL, encoded by the coding sequence ATGAACCAAGAACTGGATTTTGTCAAAGAAATGTTTGACAAAATTGCACCCAAATATGATTTTTTAAACCGACTGCTCAGCATGCGCCAGGATGTTTACTGGCGAAGGGAGATGGTCAAGGCTGCACAATTAAAATCAGGTGCTGCAGTGTTGGATGCAGCCTGCGGGACATGTGATGTGGGCCTTGAAGTCAGCCGGTTTCTCAAAGGCCGGACATCTATTACCGGACTGGATTTTTCCTTTGGCATGCTGGCCCTTGGCAAAAGAAAACTGAGCGGCCCCAGGGGGCGAGCCATTTGCCTTGTCAACGGCGATGCGTTGAACCTGCCTGTAAAAAATCAGCAGTTTGACGCAGGTTTCATGGCCTTTGGCATCCGCAATATCATGAACCGCACCGGGGCCATGAAAGAATTTTACCGCACCCTGAAACCGGGAGGCAGAATCATCATCCTGGAATTGACCACACCTCAAAAGGGACTAATGCGAAGGCTTTACCTGTTGTACTTTCAAAAAATATTGCCCATAATCGGCTCTTTTTTTTCAAAACACGGCAATGCTTACGCGTATCTGCCTGAGTCCGTATTGAAATTCCCCGATCCTGTCTCCTTTGCAAATCAGATGAAAGCAGCAGGCTTTAAGGATATCCGGTTCAAGGAGATGACCCTGGGCATTGTCACTCTATTTGTCGGTATCAAACTGTAA
- the dnaJ gene encoding molecular chaperone DnaJ: MSEKRDYYEILAVSRDADKTTLKKAYRKLAIKYHPDKNPDNKEAEDKFKEASEAYEVLNDDGKRRIYDQFGHQGLQGAGHSGPSGFEDIFSSFGDIFEDFFGFGGGRGGSRARRGSDLRYDMTIDFMEAAFGTEKTISIPKRETCDECNGSGAAPGSSAETCAQCRGTGQYIQSQGFFKVKTTCPYCKGRGTIIPNPCPKCRGGGRMEINRKVQVKIPAGVDVGSKLRLTGEGEASSTPNGPSGDLYVVINVKPHKFFQRDRTDIICAIDISFIQAALGAEINVPTLVGEKKLTIPAGTQYGESFQFKGEGIASLRTGRRGDQIIKVIVKTPTKLNQKQKTLLEEFDKLDANKISNKLKNLFKNL, from the coding sequence ATGAGCGAAAAACGAGATTACTATGAAATCCTTGCGGTAAGCCGGGATGCAGATAAAACCACGCTGAAAAAAGCCTACAGAAAGCTTGCGATCAAATATCATCCGGACAAGAATCCGGATAATAAAGAGGCTGAAGACAAATTTAAAGAAGCCTCCGAAGCCTATGAAGTTTTGAACGACGACGGCAAACGCCGGATTTATGACCAGTTTGGCCACCAGGGCCTTCAAGGTGCCGGCCATTCAGGTCCCAGCGGATTTGAGGACATTTTTTCAAGTTTCGGGGATATTTTTGAAGATTTCTTTGGTTTTGGCGGCGGGCGTGGCGGCAGCCGGGCCAGGCGGGGATCTGATCTGCGCTATGACATGACCATTGATTTTATGGAGGCTGCCTTTGGTACGGAAAAAACCATTTCCATACCAAAGCGGGAAACCTGTGACGAGTGCAACGGGTCCGGTGCCGCACCCGGCTCCTCTGCGGAAACCTGCGCCCAATGCCGGGGCACGGGGCAGTATATTCAGAGCCAGGGTTTTTTCAAAGTCAAAACAACCTGTCCCTATTGCAAAGGCAGGGGGACAATTATCCCCAATCCCTGTCCCAAATGCCGGGGCGGCGGCCGTATGGAAATCAACCGTAAGGTTCAGGTCAAAATCCCTGCCGGTGTGGATGTGGGGTCAAAGTTGCGGCTTACCGGAGAAGGAGAGGCGTCCAGCACGCCTAACGGTCCTTCAGGTGATCTTTATGTGGTGATTAATGTCAAACCCCACAAGTTTTTTCAGCGGGACAGAACCGATATTATCTGCGCCATTGATATCTCTTTTATCCAGGCCGCACTTGGTGCTGAAATTAACGTACCTACGCTGGTGGGAGAAAAGAAACTGACAATCCCCGCCGGAACCCAGTATGGAGAGTCTTTCCAGTTTAAAGGGGAGGGTATTGCCTCTTTGAGAACCGGCCGGAGAGGAGACCAGATTATCAAGGTGATCGTCAAAACACCTACCAAACTGAACCAGAAACAAAAGACGCTGCTCGAAGAGTTTGACAAACTTGATGCAAATAAAATATCAAACAAGCTGAAAAATTTGTTTAAAAATTTGTGA
- the queD gene encoding 6-carboxytetrahydropterin synthase QueD — MFELKVKTRFAGAHQLAMVGRKCENLHGHNWQVEVYVKGDQLNDAGVLADFGDIKRAVRSVVDGELDHKFLNELPAFADTQPTSERIAIYIADKVQTYLDKNVDEKIVVSRVMAWESDDACAIYYPAPIVMK, encoded by the coding sequence ATGTTTGAACTAAAGGTTAAAACCCGGTTTGCCGGGGCGCACCAGCTTGCCATGGTGGGCCGGAAATGTGAGAATCTGCACGGACATAACTGGCAGGTGGAGGTATATGTCAAGGGCGATCAATTGAACGACGCCGGGGTGTTGGCCGATTTCGGGGATATCAAACGGGCGGTCCGCTCGGTTGTAGACGGGGAACTGGACCACAAATTTTTAAACGAACTGCCTGCTTTTGCAGATACACAGCCCACATCCGAGCGTATTGCCATCTATATTGCAGACAAGGTCCAGACATACCTGGACAAAAATGTGGATGAAAAAATCGTTGTCTCCAGGGTCATGGCCTGGGAATCCGATGATGCCTGCGCGATTTATTATCCTGCCCCTATTGTGATGAAATGA
- a CDS encoding NAD(P)/FAD-dependent oxidoreductase, producing the protein MTYDVIIVGGGPAGLFAAYHLVEHASLKVLLIERGERPQKRKCPISKVQKCAQCDPCNILSGIGGAGLYSDGKLNFIPRLGKTDLTQFMPMSQAQALINETEEIFTRFKMDAKVFPTNMDEASIIRKEAKRFGINLLLIRQKHLGSDNLPGYITEMADYIESKGLEIRTGENVTDIIEKDGVIQGVVADKGDYHARNVILAPGRIGANWMSSLALKHGIELSQRGIEVGVRVEVHNDIMDDLCNVIYDPTFFIRTHTYDDLTRTFCTNQGGFVALENYQDFVCVNGHAYSNKKSSNTNFAFLSKVVLTEPVTDNQAYGESIGRLASIIGGGKPILQRFGDLKRGRRSTWNRINKSYIEPTMTNVVCGDIAMALPERILSNLIEGLETLNLVVPGVSNDETLLYAPEIKFFATQIKTTPHLETRIKGMYVAGDGPGVAGNIVSAAATGLIPAKKIISSQ; encoded by the coding sequence ATGACGTATGACGTAATTATCGTGGGCGGCGGCCCCGCAGGGTTGTTTGCGGCCTATCATCTGGTGGAACATGCCAGCCTCAAGGTCCTGCTCATTGAACGGGGTGAACGGCCGCAAAAACGCAAATGCCCCATCAGCAAAGTCCAGAAATGTGCCCAGTGCGATCCGTGCAATATTCTGTCCGGCATTGGGGGCGCCGGCCTGTACTCGGACGGAAAACTGAATTTCATTCCAAGGCTTGGCAAAACCGATCTCACCCAGTTCATGCCCATGTCCCAGGCCCAGGCCCTGATTAATGAAACCGAAGAGATTTTTACCCGCTTTAAGATGGATGCCAAGGTATTTCCCACCAACATGGATGAGGCCAGTATCATCCGCAAGGAAGCCAAACGATTCGGCATCAATCTTCTGCTTATCCGGCAAAAGCATCTGGGCAGTGACAATCTTCCGGGCTACATCACAGAGATGGCCGATTACATAGAGTCCAAAGGCCTTGAGATACGCACCGGTGAGAATGTAACAGATATCATTGAAAAAGATGGGGTTATCCAGGGGGTGGTAGCTGACAAGGGAGACTATCATGCCCGCAACGTAATTCTGGCACCGGGACGGATCGGGGCCAACTGGATGTCATCCCTGGCGCTTAAACATGGCATTGAATTGAGCCAGCGGGGCATAGAGGTCGGTGTCCGGGTGGAGGTACACAACGATATCATGGATGATCTGTGCAACGTGATCTATGACCCGACTTTTTTTATCCGCACCCACACCTATGATGACCTGACCCGGACATTCTGCACCAACCAGGGCGGATTTGTGGCGTTGGAAAATTACCAGGATTTTGTCTGCGTTAACGGGCATGCCTATTCAAATAAAAAATCGAGCAACACCAATTTTGCTTTTCTGTCAAAGGTGGTACTCACGGAACCGGTCACGGACAACCAGGCCTACGGGGAATCCATCGGGCGTCTGGCGAGCATCATCGGCGGAGGCAAACCCATTCTCCAGCGATTCGGGGATCTGAAACGGGGCAGACGATCCACCTGGAACCGGATCAACAAAAGCTATATTGAACCCACCATGACTAATGTGGTGTGCGGGGACATTGCCATGGCGCTGCCCGAGCGGATACTGTCCAATCTAATCGAGGGACTGGAGACCTTAAACCTGGTGGTCCCCGGGGTATCCAATGATGAAACCCTGCTCTATGCCCCGGAGATCAAATTCTTTGCCACCCAGATTAAAACCACCCCGCACTTGGAAACCAGAATCAAGGGCATGTACGTGGCCGGAGACGGTCCGGGGGTGGCCGGCAACATCGTATCCGCAGCGGCCACCGGACTGATTCCGGCAAAAAAAATCATTTCATCACAATAG
- a CDS encoding DUF503 domain-containing protein — MVVGTGQIKLRLFDVHSLKAKRSIVKSMISRLQNRFNISVAETALNDSHDWAEIGFALVGNDASTINAKIDKVFNMADELGLAMIADTHMEIIHL; from the coding sequence ATGGTTGTTGGAACAGGGCAAATCAAACTCAGGCTTTTTGACGTCCACTCTCTTAAAGCCAAACGTTCCATTGTTAAATCAATGATTTCAAGATTGCAGAACCGGTTTAACATCAGCGTGGCGGAAACCGCACTCAACGACAGCCATGACTGGGCTGAAATCGGATTCGCGCTGGTGGGAAACGATGCAAGCACAATCAACGCCAAAATAGACAAGGTGTTTAATATGGCTGACGAACTGGGACTTGCCATGATTGCCGACACCCATATGGAAATCATTCATTTATGA